The Duganella sp. BuS-21 sequence AGCGTCAACAGATTAATAAGCGAACGACAAAATGAGCAAAGAAAGTATCCAGGAAGTAGTCCAGAAGAGTCTAGAAGAATACTTCGCCGACCTGGGCGAGCAACAGGCATCGAACATCTACGACATGGTCGTGCTGACCGTTGAAAAACCGATACTGGAAGTGGTCATGACGCGCGCCGACGGCAATCAGTCGCACGCGGCGCAGATGCTGGGCATCAACCGCAATACCTTGCGCAAGAAATTACAAGAGCACGGCC is a genomic window containing:
- a CDS encoding Fis family transcriptional regulator — encoded protein: MSKESIQEVVQKSLEEYFADLGEQQASNIYDMVVLTVEKPILEVVMTRADGNQSHAAQMLGINRNTLRKKLQEHGLL